The DNA sequence CATCCCTGTGTGCTGGCGGAGGCTGTTCACGTCCACGTCCGGGTCGGAGATGGGTTCACCTTCGAGTCTGATTTCGCCGCCCTGTATCTCCTCCAGGCGGTTCGTACACCGCAGCAGGGTCGATTTTCCGCTCCCGCTCGGCCCGATGATGACGACCACTTCGCCGTCATCGACGGAGAGGGACACGTCCTTGAGCACGTGCAGATCGCCGAAGTACTTGTCAACGCCGTCGAACTCGACTTCAGGGACGTTCATCGTGGTGTCCGCTCGCTCACGACTGTCCATCGCACCGTCCTCGTCCTCGGGAAGGCTCATCGTTCGGACCCCCACATCGAGCGCGACTCCAACGTCCGGACGGTTTTGCCGAGCGGTACCGTGATGACGAGGTAGGCGACGGACACCACGACGATGGGCGTCCACGCGTCGAACGTCGCGCTGTTGACGTTCCGGAAGACGCTGATGAGTTCCGGAATCGCCAGCACCGTCAGCAGTGACGTGTCCTTGACGAGGATGACGAGGTCGTTGCCGATGGCCGCGAGCGCGTTCCGCCACGCCTGCGGCAGGATGACGTAACGCATCGAATCGATGTACGACATGCCGAGCGACCGCGCGGCCTCCGACTGCCGCCGGAGACGGAGTTGATGCCGCCTTTGACCGCCTCGCCGATGTAGGCGGTGTGGTTCAGCGTGAGGCCGATGATGGCCGCGGCGAAACTCCAGTTCTTGAGCGGGAACTGCCCGTTCGCCCAGAGCGCCGGAACCCCGAGGTAGACGACGAACAACTGGAACAGCAACGGCGTCCCGCGGAAGAACTCGACGTACAGCGTGGCGATCCGCTGCGTGAATCCCGTCTGCGAGACGCGTCCCAAGCCGACCAACACGCCGAAGATGAGCGCGAGGACCGAGGAGATGACGATGATTTGTAGGACGAGAATCAGCGCCTCGATGAACTGCGGTAGGATCGTGACGAGCAGTTGGTAATCGACGAACTGCGTGAGGATCAACAGCAGGAAGAACAGCACGCCGAGGGTGAAGATGCCCGCGACGGCGATGCCGAGCACTTTGACCCGGCGGTCGGTCAGCCACTTTTCTTCTCCTTCAGTCGGTTGCTCGATACCGCGTTCGGTGTATGTTTCCGCCATGAGGACTCCTGCGGCGCTCAGCCGCTGGTCGTGCCTCCCGAACCGGAGGTCTGGAAGTACTTGTTGTAGAGTTTATCGTACGTCCCGTTATTTCGGATGGTCGAAAGCGCCCCGTTGACCTGCTTTCTGAGTTTGTCGTCGTTCTTCCGGAACGCGATTCCGTAGTCCTCGACGGTGAGCGTGAGGTACGGCGGTGCGTTCTTCTTTCCCTGCCGTTCGGCCGCGCCCTTCCCCTGTAACAAGGTGACTTGGTTGTTCTGCTGTGCGAACGCCTGATTGACCGTGTTGTCGTTGATGACTGCCGCGGCCTGATTGTTCCCCAGCGCGGAGAACGCGTCCGGAATCTGGTCGTAGCTGTCGATGGTGAGGTTGCCGTTGAACTGTTTTTTCAGCATCTGGGCGGCAGCCTCGCCGGTCGTCCCCTTCTGGACGGCGACCGTCTGTCCCTTCAAATCCTGTAGTTTCGTGATGCCGCTGTTTTTCAGGACGAGGACAGTCTGGTACGCCGTGAAGTACGGGTCCGAGAAATCGACTTGCTTCGCTCGTTCCGGCGTGATGGTCATCGCGCTCATGATGACGCGGAAGTTTCCGTTGTTCAGGCTCGGGATGATGGTGTCGAAGCTCGTTTGGACGAACTCGTAGTTGTCCCCGAGTTGTTGCTTGAAAATCGCGTTTGCGATGTCCACGTCGAAGCCGATGAGCTCCCCGGTTGCGGTTCGGTATTCGAACGGTCGATACGGGATGTCGGAGCCGATTCTGATGGTGCCGCCCTGTGCGCTCGCGTTGCCCGCGAACGTCAGGCCAGCGATAGCTCCGCCGCTCCCCCTGAGAAAGGTCCGTCTGTGCATTGTGGTTCTCCCCCGATACTACATAGTCAAACAGCGTATAGAAAGCTACTATCGGTTTCTAGCGGCGGGTCAATAAAATTTCCGCGATGATATGTTAGTCGTCAGACGGATATGCGCCGGGTGAATTCGTCGCGGACGTCGTGGCCCGGTCTGGTTCCTCGTAAGCCCACAGCGTCGTCGCCAACAGCGCCGCGAATATCAGCAACGCGGTGGCGTGATGGGCCACGAGGACGGCCGGACCGTAGATCAGGACGGTTGCCCCGCCGAGGAGTACCTGCACC is a window from the Haladaptatus sp. R4 genome containing:
- a CDS encoding transporter substrate-binding domain-containing protein — translated: MHRRTFLRGSGGAIAGLTFAGNASAQGGTIRIGSDIPYRPFEYRTATGELIGFDVDIANAIFKQQLGDNYEFVQTSFDTIIPSLNNGNFRVIMSAMTITPERAKQVDFSDPYFTAYQTVLVLKNSGITKLQDLKGQTVAVQKGTTGEAAAQMLKKQFNGNLTIDSYDQIPDAFSALGNNQAAAVINDNTVNQAFAQQNNQVTLLQGKGAAERQGKKNAPPYLTLTVEDYGIAFRKNDDKLRKQVNGALSTIRNNGTYDKLYNKYFQTSGSGGTTSG